In a single window of the Anabas testudineus chromosome 17, fAnaTes1.2, whole genome shotgun sequence genome:
- the nmnat3 gene encoding uncharacterized protein nmnat3: protein MAIHRVPLVLLACGSFNPITNQHMRLFELARDHMHSTGQYKVVGGIVSPVSDGYGKQSLVLAKHRIAMAKLALQSSNWVTVDEWESQQPDWTETVVTMRHQYGRILKEYEQRTGMHNNFNGNTTFLPKASPQLKLLCGADFLETFKIPGLWRDDHVEEVVGRFGLICISRGRLQPDRAVYESDVLSRHRQNIFLVREWVQNEISATEVRRALRRNLSVKYLIPDSVIEYIHQHNLYTDESERRNKDTVLRPLTKQAQQTVKSLDDCDALHPKTRSRAAPPHSPDGRKRAQGNMPVDLNGYWKMISNEHFEDYMKALEINVAIRKIAKLLKPDKEIAQNGDHMIIKTLSSFRNYNMEFDVGKEFEEDLSAVDDRKCITTINWEGDKLVCVQKGEIEGRGWTHWLEGEELHLLHVKVSPAAIMPADFSGKWILETNEKFEDYLKALNIDFATRKIAISLSQTKVVVQDGDKFNFKTMSTFRNYDLAFTVDVEFDEYTKGLDNRNVKSLVTWEGDKLVCTQKGEKANRGWKHWIEGDKLYLELTCEAAVCLQVFKRKE, encoded by the exons ATGGCCATCCACCGTGTGCCACTAGTCTTGTTAGCCTGCGGCTCCTTTAATCCCATCACCAACCAGCACATGAGGCTGTTTGAGCTGGCCAGGGACCACATGCACAGCACAG GCCAGTACAAGGTGGTGGGTGGCATTGTGTCTCCAGTGAGTGACGGCTATGGAAAGCAAAGCCTGGTACTGGCTAAGCACCGCATTGCCATGGCAAAGCTTGCGCTTCAGAGCTCCAACTGGGTCACTGTTGATGAATGGGAGAGCCAGCAGCCAGATTGGACGGAGACTGTGGTTACTATGAG GCATCAGTATGGACGTATTCTAAAGGAGTATGAGCAAAGAACAGGAATGCACAACAACTTCAATGGAAACACCACTTTCCTCCCAA AGGCCTCTCCTCAGCTGAAACTCCTATGTGGAGCAGATTTCCTCGAGACTTTCAAGATCCCCGGCCTGTGGAGGGACGACCACGTGGAGGAGGTAGTCGGGCGTTTCGGCCTCATCTGCATCAGCCGAGGGAGGCTGCAGCCTGACCGGGCCGTGTACGAGTCGGACGTGCTCTCTCgccacagacaaaacattttcctgGTGAGGGAATGGGTTCAGAATGAGATCAGCGCCACAGAGGTGCGCCGAGCTCTTAGAAGGAACCTCAGTGTGAAATACCTGATCCCCGACTCTGTGATAGAATATATTCACCAGCACAACCTCTACACAGACGAAAGCGAGAGGAGAAATAAGGATACAGTGCTGAGGCCACTGACCAAGCAAGCACAACAGACCGTGAAGAGCCTGGATGACT GTGATGCACTCCATCCCAAGACGCGGTCCAGGGCGGCGCCCCCTCATTCACCGGACGGAAGGAAACGAGCACAAGGCAACATGCCGGTTGATCTGAACGGATACTGGAAAATGATTTCCAATGAACACTTCGAGGACTACATGAAGGCTCTCG AGATAAACGTTGCCATCAGAAAAATCGCCAAGTTGTTGAAGCCTGATAAGGAAATCGCCCAGAATGGGGACCATATGATCATCAAGACCCTCAGTAGCTTCAGAAACTACAACATGGAGTTCGACGTGGGCAAAGAGTTTGAGGAGGATCTGTCTGCAGTGGATGACAGGAAATGCATA ACCACGATCAACTGGGAGGGGGACaagctggtgtgtgtgcagaaggGGGAGATTGAAGGAAGAGGCTGGACCCACTGGTTGGAGGGAGAAGAGCTTCATTTG TTACACGTTAAAGTGTCACCAGCTGCCATCATGCCTGCAGACTTCAGTGGAAAATGGATACTGGAAACCAATGAGAAATTTGAGGATTATTTGAAAGCATTAA ACATTGACTTCGCAACAAGAAAAATTGCCATCTCGCTGTCTCAGACTAAAGTGGTTGTGCAGGATGGAGATAAATTTAACTTCAAAACAATGAGCACCTTCAGAAATTATGACCTCGCCTTCACTGTAGATGTGGAGTTTGATGAGTACACCAAAGGACTGGACAACCGAAACGTCAAG AGTCTGGTGACCTGGGAGGGGGACAAGCTGGTGTGCACTCAGAAAGGTGAGAAGGCCAACCGTGGCTGGAAACACTGGATCGAAGGAGACAAACTCTACCTG GAGCTGACgtgtgaagctgcagtttgCCTTCAGGTgttcaaaagaaaagaataa
- the LOC113172367 gene encoding retinol-binding protein 1-like isoform X1 codes for MPVDLNGYWKMISNEHFEDYMKALEINVAIRKIAKLLKPDKEIAQNGDHMIIKTLSSFRNYNMEFDVGKEFEEDLSAVDDRKCITTINWEGDKLVCVQKGEIEGRGWTHWLEGEELHLELRARGAVCKQVFRKT; via the exons ATGCCGGTTGATCTGAACGGATACTGGAAAATGATTTCCAATGAACACTTCGAGGACTACATGAAGGCTCTCG AGATAAACGTTGCCATCAGAAAAATCGCCAAGTTGTTGAAGCCTGATAAGGAAATCGCCCAGAATGGGGACCATATGATCATCAAGACCCTCAGTAGCTTCAGAAACTACAACATGGAGTTCGACGTGGGCAAAGAGTTTGAGGAGGATCTGTCTGCAGTGGATGACAGGAAATGCATA ACCACGATCAACTGGGAGGGGGACaagctggtgtgtgtgcagaaggGGGAGATTGAAGGAAGAGGCTGGACCCACTGGTTGGAGGGAGAAGAGCTTCATTTG GAGCTGAGagccagaggagctgtgtgCAAGCAGGTCTTCAGGAAGACTTAG
- the LOC113172367 gene encoding retinol-binding protein 1-like isoform X2 → MPVDLNGYWKMISNEHFEDYMKALEINVAIRKIAKLLKPDKEIAQNGDHMIIKTLSSFRNYNMEFDVGKEFEEDLSAVDDRKCITTINWEGDKLVCVQKGEIEGRGWTHWLEGEELHLVELDH, encoded by the exons ATGCCGGTTGATCTGAACGGATACTGGAAAATGATTTCCAATGAACACTTCGAGGACTACATGAAGGCTCTCG AGATAAACGTTGCCATCAGAAAAATCGCCAAGTTGTTGAAGCCTGATAAGGAAATCGCCCAGAATGGGGACCATATGATCATCAAGACCCTCAGTAGCTTCAGAAACTACAACATGGAGTTCGACGTGGGCAAAGAGTTTGAGGAGGATCTGTCTGCAGTGGATGACAGGAAATGCATA ACCACGATCAACTGGGAGGGGGACaagctggtgtgtgtgcagaaggGGGAGATTGAAGGAAGAGGCTGGACCCACTGGTTGGAGGGAGAAGAGCTTCATTTG GTTGAACTAGACCACTAG
- the copb2 gene encoding coatomer subunit beta' isoform X1, with translation MPLRLDIKRRLTARSDRVKSVDLHPTEPWMLASLYNGSVCVWNHETQTLVKTFEVCDLPVRASKFVARKNWVITGADDMQIRVFNYNTLERVHMFEAHSDYIRCIAVHPTQPYILTSSDDMLIKLWDWEKKWSCSQVFEGHTHYVMQIVINPKDNNQFASASLDRTIKVWQLGSSSPNFTLEGHEKGVNCIDYYSGGDKPYLISGADDRQVKIWDYQNKTCVQTLEGHAQNVSCVSFHPELPIIITGSEDGTVRIWHSSTYRLESTLNYGMERVWCVCGLRGSNNVALGYDEGSIIIKVGREEPAMSMDTNGKIIWAKHSEIQQANLKAMGDTEIKDGERLPLAVKDMGSCEIYPQTIQHNPNGRFVVVCGDGEYIIYTAMALRNKSFGSAQEFVWAHDSSEYAIRESNSVVKIFKNFKEKKSFKPDFGAEGIYGGFLLGVRSVNGLAFYDWENTELIRRIEIQPKHIFWSDSGELVCIATEESFFILRYLADKVAASQENNEGVTEDGIEDAFEVQGEIQEIVKTGLWVGDCFIYTSSVNRLNYYVGGEIVTIAHLDRTMYLLGYIPKDDRLYLGDKELNIVSYSLLVSVLEYQTAVMRRDFGMADKVLPTIPKEQRTRVAHFLEKQGFKQQALAVSTDPEHRFELALQLGELKIAYQLAVEAESEQKWKQLAELAISKCQFGLAQECLHHAQDYGGLLLLATASGNATMVGKLAEGAERDGKNNVAFMTYFLQGKLDQCLELLIRTNRLPEAAFLARTYLPSQVSRVVKLWRENLAKVNQKAAESLADPTEYENLFPGLKEAFAAEHYLREACLGSSRPAKDYPLVTANEDRNILEEAQGYEPKGTFIPQFSKTQDSEELTFVAEASVAAAAAVTHSQPESTPAAVDKEDEIPEFSDSQKETLDELEVDLDNMELDDIDTTDVNLDDDFLDD, from the exons ATG ccTCTGAGGCTGGATATTAAGCGCAGGCTGACAGCCAGGTCAGACCGAGTGAAGAGTGTGGACCTTCACCCAACTGAGCCATGGATGCTGGCCAGTCTGTACAAcggcagtgtttgtgtgtggaacCATGAAACACAG ACTCTCGTCAAGACTTTTGAAGTATGTGACCTCCCTGTCAGAGCTTCTAAGTTTGTGGCAAGAAAGAACTGGGTCATCACTGGAGCG GATGACATGCAGATCCGTGTATTCAACTACAACACCTTGGAGCGGGTCCACATGTTTGAGGCCCATTCTGATTACATCCGTTGCATTGCTGTCCATCCAACCCAGCCCTACATTCTCACCAGCAGTG ATGACATGTTGATCAAGCTGTGGGACTGGGAGAAGAAGTGGTCATGCAGCCAAGTGTTTGAGGGCCACACTCACTATGTCATGCAGATTGTCATCAACCCAAAGGATAATAACCAGTTTGCCAGTGCCTCTCTGGACAGGACAATTAAG GTTTGGCAGCTCGGCTCATCGTCTCCCAATTTCACTTTGGAAGGCCATGAGAAAGGAGTCAATTGTATTGACTACTACAGTGGAGGAGATAAGCCCTACCTCATCTCTGGGGCTGATGACCGTCAAGTCAAGATCTGGGACTACCAG AACAAGACCTGTGTTCAGACTCTGGAGGGACACGCTCAGAATGTCTCATGTGTCAGCTTCCACCCAGAGCTGCCCATTATCATTACTGGATCAGAGGATG gTACGGTGCGTATCTGGCACTCGAGCACTTACCGTCTAGAGAGCACACTGAACTATGGTATGGAGagagtgtggtgtgtgtgcggCCTCAGGGGCTCCAACAATGTGGCACTAGGCTATGATGAAGGCAGCATCATCATCAAG GTTGGTCGGGAGGAGCCGGCTATGTCTATGGACACTAATGGCAAAATCATCTGGGccaaacacagtgaaatacagCAGGCCAACCTGAAGGCTATGGGTGATACTGAGATCAAAGATGGAGAGAGGCTGCCACTGGCTGTCAAAGACATGGGCAGCTGTGAGATTTACCCCCAAACCATCCAGCATAACCCTAACGGAAG GTTTGTTGTGGTGTGTGGCGATGGAGAGTACATCATCTACACAGCCATGGCTTTAAGGAACAAGAGCTTCGGCTCGGCACAAGAGTTTGTCTGGGCACATGACTCCTCTGA ATACGCCATTAGAGAAAGCAACAGTGTCGTCAAAATCTTCAaaaattttaaagaaaagaaatcttttAAGCCTGACTTTGGAGCTGAAG GTATCTATGGAGGTTTCTTGCTTGGGGTGAGGTCAGTGAATGGCCTGGCGTTTTATGACTGGGAGAACACAGAGCTGATCCGCCGCATTGAGATCCAGCCCAAACAT ATCTTCTGGTCAGATTCTGGCGAGCTGGTGTGCATTGCTACAGAGGAGTCTTTCTTCATTTTGCGTTACCTGGCAGATAAAGTAGCTGCATCTCAAGAGAACAATGAAGGAGTGACAGAGGATGGTATTGAAGATGCTTTCGAG GTCCAAGGAGAGATACAGGAAATAGTGAAGACTGGCCTCTGGGTAGGAGACTGCTTCATTTACACAAGCTCTGTAAACAGACTAAACTACTATGTTGGAGGAGAAATTGTCACTATTGCTCATCTAGATAG GACCATGTACCTGCTGGGTTACATACCCAAAGATGACCGTCTGTACCTGGGAGACAAAGAGCTGAACATTGTCAGTTACTCCCTGCTGGTCTCTGTCCTGGAGTACCAGACAGCTGTAATGAGGCGGGATTTTGGAATGGCTGACAAGGTGCTACCCACAATTCCTAAAGAACAGAGGACCAGGGTGGCCCATTTCCTGGAGAAACAG GGTTTCAAACAGCAGGCACTGGCTGTGTCCACAGACCCAGAACATAGGTTTGAGCTAGCCCTGCAACTGGGAGAGTTGAAGATAGCCTACCAGCTGGCTGTGGAGGCAGAG TCAGAGCAGAAATGGAAGCAGCTTGCAGAGCTGGCTATCAGCAAGTGCCAATTTGGACTGGCTCAGGAGTGCCTTCATCACGCCCAGGATTATGGTGGCCTGCTGCTCCTAGCCACAGCCTCTGGTAATGCCACTATGGTGGGCAAGCTAGCTGAAGGGGCAGAGAGGGACGGAAAGAACAATGTGGCTTTCATGACCTACTTCCTGCAGGGAAA ACTTGATCAGTGTTTGGAGCTTCTGATCAGGACGAACCGACTACCTGAAGCTGCATTCCTGGCTCGCACTTACCTACCCAGCCAGGTGTCTCGTGTGGTCAAATTGTGGAGGGAAAATCTGGCTAAAGTCAACCAGAAG GCGGCTGAATCTCTAGCAGACCCTACAGAGTATGAGAATCTGTTTCCTGGACTCAAAGAAGCCTTTGCAGCTGAGCATTACCTGAGAGAGGCCTGCTTGGGCAGCTCCAGGCCCGCCAAAGACTATCCTCTTGTAACA GCCAATGAAGACAGAAATATTCTGGAGGAGGCTCAAGGATATGAGCCCAAAGGAACCTTCATTCCTCAGTTTTCAAAG ACACAGGATAGCGAGGAGTTGACCTTTGTGGCCGAAGCTTCTGTCGCTGCAGCGGCAGctgtcacacattcacagcCCGAATCTACTCCTGCAGCAGTGGACAAAGAGGATGAAATTCCTGAATTCTCAGACTCACAAAAGGAG
- the copb2 gene encoding coatomer subunit beta' isoform X2 produces the protein MPLRLDIKRRLTARSDRVKSVDLHPTEPWMLASLYNGSVCVWNHETQTLVKTFEVCDLPVRASKFVARKNWVITGADDMQIRVFNYNTLERVHMFEAHSDYIRCIAVHPTQPYILTSSDDMLIKLWDWEKKWSCSQVFEGHTHYVMQIVINPKDNNQFASASLDRTIKVWQLGSSSPNFTLEGHEKGVNCIDYYSGGDKPYLISGADDRQVKIWDYQNKTCVQTLEGHAQNVSCVSFHPELPIIITGSEDGTVRIWHSSTYRLESTLNYGMERVWCVCGLRGSNNVALGYDEGSIIIKVGREEPAMSMDTNGKIIWAKHSEIQQANLKAMGDTEIKDGERLPLAVKDMGSCEIYPQTIQHNPNGRFVVVCGDGEYIIYTAMALRNKSFGSAQEFVWAHDSSEYAIRESNSVVKIFKNFKEKKSFKPDFGAEGIYGGFLLGVRSVNGLAFYDWENTELIRRIEIQPKHIFWSDSGELVCIATEESFFILRYLADKVAASQENNEGVTEDGIEDAFEVQGEIQEIVKTGLWVGDCFIYTSSVNRLNYYVGGEIVTIAHLDRTMYLLGYIPKDDRLYLGDKELNIVSYSLLVSVLEYQTAVMRRDFGMADKVLPTIPKEQRTRVAHFLEKQGFKQQALAVSTDPEHRFELALQLGELKIAYQLAVEAESEQKWKQLAELAISKCQFGLAQECLHHAQDYGGLLLLATASGNATMVGKLAEGAERDGKNNVAFMTYFLQGKLDQCLELLIRTNRLPEAAFLARTYLPSQVSRVVKLWRENLAKVNQKAAESLADPTEYENLFPGLKEAFAAEHYLREACLGSSRPAKDYPLVTANEDRNILEEAQGYEPKGTFIPQFSKDSEELTFVAEASVAAAAAVTHSQPESTPAAVDKEDEIPEFSDSQKETLDELEVDLDNMELDDIDTTDVNLDDDFLDD, from the exons ATG ccTCTGAGGCTGGATATTAAGCGCAGGCTGACAGCCAGGTCAGACCGAGTGAAGAGTGTGGACCTTCACCCAACTGAGCCATGGATGCTGGCCAGTCTGTACAAcggcagtgtttgtgtgtggaacCATGAAACACAG ACTCTCGTCAAGACTTTTGAAGTATGTGACCTCCCTGTCAGAGCTTCTAAGTTTGTGGCAAGAAAGAACTGGGTCATCACTGGAGCG GATGACATGCAGATCCGTGTATTCAACTACAACACCTTGGAGCGGGTCCACATGTTTGAGGCCCATTCTGATTACATCCGTTGCATTGCTGTCCATCCAACCCAGCCCTACATTCTCACCAGCAGTG ATGACATGTTGATCAAGCTGTGGGACTGGGAGAAGAAGTGGTCATGCAGCCAAGTGTTTGAGGGCCACACTCACTATGTCATGCAGATTGTCATCAACCCAAAGGATAATAACCAGTTTGCCAGTGCCTCTCTGGACAGGACAATTAAG GTTTGGCAGCTCGGCTCATCGTCTCCCAATTTCACTTTGGAAGGCCATGAGAAAGGAGTCAATTGTATTGACTACTACAGTGGAGGAGATAAGCCCTACCTCATCTCTGGGGCTGATGACCGTCAAGTCAAGATCTGGGACTACCAG AACAAGACCTGTGTTCAGACTCTGGAGGGACACGCTCAGAATGTCTCATGTGTCAGCTTCCACCCAGAGCTGCCCATTATCATTACTGGATCAGAGGATG gTACGGTGCGTATCTGGCACTCGAGCACTTACCGTCTAGAGAGCACACTGAACTATGGTATGGAGagagtgtggtgtgtgtgcggCCTCAGGGGCTCCAACAATGTGGCACTAGGCTATGATGAAGGCAGCATCATCATCAAG GTTGGTCGGGAGGAGCCGGCTATGTCTATGGACACTAATGGCAAAATCATCTGGGccaaacacagtgaaatacagCAGGCCAACCTGAAGGCTATGGGTGATACTGAGATCAAAGATGGAGAGAGGCTGCCACTGGCTGTCAAAGACATGGGCAGCTGTGAGATTTACCCCCAAACCATCCAGCATAACCCTAACGGAAG GTTTGTTGTGGTGTGTGGCGATGGAGAGTACATCATCTACACAGCCATGGCTTTAAGGAACAAGAGCTTCGGCTCGGCACAAGAGTTTGTCTGGGCACATGACTCCTCTGA ATACGCCATTAGAGAAAGCAACAGTGTCGTCAAAATCTTCAaaaattttaaagaaaagaaatcttttAAGCCTGACTTTGGAGCTGAAG GTATCTATGGAGGTTTCTTGCTTGGGGTGAGGTCAGTGAATGGCCTGGCGTTTTATGACTGGGAGAACACAGAGCTGATCCGCCGCATTGAGATCCAGCCCAAACAT ATCTTCTGGTCAGATTCTGGCGAGCTGGTGTGCATTGCTACAGAGGAGTCTTTCTTCATTTTGCGTTACCTGGCAGATAAAGTAGCTGCATCTCAAGAGAACAATGAAGGAGTGACAGAGGATGGTATTGAAGATGCTTTCGAG GTCCAAGGAGAGATACAGGAAATAGTGAAGACTGGCCTCTGGGTAGGAGACTGCTTCATTTACACAAGCTCTGTAAACAGACTAAACTACTATGTTGGAGGAGAAATTGTCACTATTGCTCATCTAGATAG GACCATGTACCTGCTGGGTTACATACCCAAAGATGACCGTCTGTACCTGGGAGACAAAGAGCTGAACATTGTCAGTTACTCCCTGCTGGTCTCTGTCCTGGAGTACCAGACAGCTGTAATGAGGCGGGATTTTGGAATGGCTGACAAGGTGCTACCCACAATTCCTAAAGAACAGAGGACCAGGGTGGCCCATTTCCTGGAGAAACAG GGTTTCAAACAGCAGGCACTGGCTGTGTCCACAGACCCAGAACATAGGTTTGAGCTAGCCCTGCAACTGGGAGAGTTGAAGATAGCCTACCAGCTGGCTGTGGAGGCAGAG TCAGAGCAGAAATGGAAGCAGCTTGCAGAGCTGGCTATCAGCAAGTGCCAATTTGGACTGGCTCAGGAGTGCCTTCATCACGCCCAGGATTATGGTGGCCTGCTGCTCCTAGCCACAGCCTCTGGTAATGCCACTATGGTGGGCAAGCTAGCTGAAGGGGCAGAGAGGGACGGAAAGAACAATGTGGCTTTCATGACCTACTTCCTGCAGGGAAA ACTTGATCAGTGTTTGGAGCTTCTGATCAGGACGAACCGACTACCTGAAGCTGCATTCCTGGCTCGCACTTACCTACCCAGCCAGGTGTCTCGTGTGGTCAAATTGTGGAGGGAAAATCTGGCTAAAGTCAACCAGAAG GCGGCTGAATCTCTAGCAGACCCTACAGAGTATGAGAATCTGTTTCCTGGACTCAAAGAAGCCTTTGCAGCTGAGCATTACCTGAGAGAGGCCTGCTTGGGCAGCTCCAGGCCCGCCAAAGACTATCCTCTTGTAACA GCCAATGAAGACAGAAATATTCTGGAGGAGGCTCAAGGATATGAGCCCAAAGGAACCTTCATTCCTCAGTTTTCAAAG GATAGCGAGGAGTTGACCTTTGTGGCCGAAGCTTCTGTCGCTGCAGCGGCAGctgtcacacattcacagcCCGAATCTACTCCTGCAGCAGTGGACAAAGAGGATGAAATTCCTGAATTCTCAGACTCACAAAAGGAG